A part of Acropora palmata chromosome 6, jaAcrPala1.3, whole genome shotgun sequence genomic DNA contains:
- the LOC141885262 gene encoding uncharacterized protein LOC141885262, translating to MVKRSLFDTSTLDQLDRATGCKEDEKMEVTISQEVNLPAEDTDLEEMRRQKQDLEKSLEGMKADYQAEMERLELENQQLKARALKEKEEREKYQELVKKRESEINELKEALKVTKEQSSTHAAAAASIKVASEMLKIKVSPAEFGNQEIVVSKRDKNKCPLCRRTQEGDWQQCTIKQCGQWVHCRCEAKLDTSYRCPHCRNKDTGEAQ from the exons ATGGTAAAGAGGTCTCTCTTTGACACGTCAACTTTAGATCAGCTGGACAGAG CAACAGGATGTAAAGAAGACGAGAAGATGGAAGTCACCATTTCTCAAGAAGTGAACTTGCCGGCAGAGGACACAG ATTTGGAAGAAATGAGAAGACAAAAGCAAGACCTTGAAAAATCATTGGAGGGGATGAAAGCAGATTATCAAGCAGAGATGGAAAGGCTCGAGCTGGAAAACCAACAACTGAAGGCCAGAGCATTAAAAGAGAAAGAGGAAAGAGAGAAATACCAAGAATTGGTCAAGAAGAGGGAGAGCGAGATAAATGAATTGAAGGAGGCACTAAAAGTGACAAAGG AACAAAGTTCAACACACGCTGCGGCTGCTGCTTCTATTAAAG TTGCTAGTGAAATGCTGAAGATCAAAGTCAGTCCTGCTGAGTTTGGGAACCAGGAAATTGTGGTTTCAAAAAGGGACAAGAACAAATGTCCTCTCTGCAGACGAACGCAGGAGGGCGATTGGCAGCAGTGCACCATTAAGCAGTGTGGTCAGTGGGTGCACTGCAGGTGTGAGGCAAAGTTGGACACCTCTTACCGGTGCCCTCACTGTCGGAACAAAGACACTGGAGAAGCTCAATAA